The sequence ACTGAATAACTGGAAGAAACAGATTGAAAACAACATGCAAAAGAAACAATAAATTAAGAACTTACCGTCACTATATGGCGAGTTCTCTTTTTTAATTTCCATAACTTCTTGTACCTTTTTTGCTTTTATTTTTGCCAGTTTATTTCTTTTGTAGAAAAACCGAATATAGATTAGACCCGCCAATAAAGCCGCTAAAGCATTACTGTAAAACAAAAAATCATAAGAAATTGCAGACAAAATTCCACCTAAAGCAGGACCGATTGAAAACCCTAAATTGACCGCCATACGGTTGAGTGAAAATGCTCTCGTAATATTTTCAGGCTTTGCATATTTTGTAATGGCCACAGAGTTCGCCGGGCGAAATGAATCACTTACAATACTTTGCAGTAAAATAATTAAAGCAACACTAGCCTCTGTTTTAAAAAGCGGAATTAAACAAAATAAGGGTACACTCAATAATAAACTAAGATATTGAACTTTGTATTCTCCAATTCTATCGGTAATAAATCCGCCTAACCAAGAACCGATTACCGAACCGATTCCGAAAAAGCTTAAAACAATTCCGGTATTTTCTATACTGAATTTCAGAT comes from Chryseobacterium sp. 3008163 and encodes:
- a CDS encoding MFS transporter yields the protein MLALVMLINRSGSMVLPFLGVYMTAHLKFSIENTGIVLSFFGIGSVIGSWLGGFITDRIGEYKVQYLSLLLSVPLFCLIPLFKTEASVALIILLQSIVSDSFRPANSVAITKYAKPENITRAFSLNRMAVNLGFSIGPALGGILSAISYDFLFYSNALAALLAGLIYIRFFYKRNKLAKIKAKKVQEVMEIKKENSPYSDGKFLIYCFFCMLFSICFFQLFSTLTIFYKDTAHLSQQSIGYILGYSGFLVVLLEMGLVQIAEKYFTLARTMFLGTFICGLSYAMLGFDHSILTLIVSMSLLSAGEIWALPFMSTITALRSGKNNKGAYMGLNGISFSIAFIVTPYLGTLIAEKFGFNILWIGTGILATMIAIGFYFIVPWMLKDKEAEA